Proteins encoded by one window of Emys orbicularis isolate rEmyOrb1 chromosome 15, rEmyOrb1.hap1, whole genome shotgun sequence:
- the SCN2B gene encoding sodium channel subunit beta-2, whose translation MSKEPWFVRLTWCLTGLSLLVSLAPCGLGMEITAQTTISALNGSSVRLPCTFNSCYKVENKLFSLNWTYQECENCSEELFLQFRMKIVHWRLDRFGNRVEFTGNPSKNDVSFTLHQVQLEDEGTYNCYVMNPPDRHRGHARIFLKVITEVPPERDSTVAVIVGASVGGFLAVVILVLVIVKCVRRKKQQKLNTDDQKTEEEGKTDGEGNPEEGTK comes from the exons ATGAGCAAGGAGCCTTGGTTTGTCCGGCTCACCTGGTGCCTTACTGGGCTCAGCCTGCTTGTCTCTCTGG CGCCCTGTGGGCTGGGCATGGAGATCACGGCGCAAACTACCATCAGTGCTTTGAATGGCTCTTCCGTGCGCCTCCCCTGCACCTTCAACTCCTGCTACAAAGTGGAGAATAAACTGTTCTCCCTGAACTGGACTTACCAGGAATGTGAGAACTGCAGCGAGGAGCTG tTCCTGCAGTTCCGGATGAAGATCGTGCACTGGCGGCTGGATCGCTTCGGGAACAGGGTGGAGTTCACCGGAAACCCCAGCAAGAACGACGTGTCCTTCACCCTCCACCAGGTGCAGTTGGAGGACGAGGGCACCTACAACTGCTACGTGATGAACCCGCCTGACAGGCACCGGGGCCACGCCCGCATCTTCCTGAAGGTTATCACCGAAG TGCCCCCGGAGCGCGACTCGACGGTGGCTGTTATCGTGGGGGCCTCAGTGGGGGGCTTCCTGGCCGTGGTGATCCTGGTGCTGGTAATCGTCAAGTGCGTGCggaggaaaaagcagcagaaaCTGAACACAGACGACCAGAAAacggaggaggaagggaagacgGATGGCGAAGGGAACCCCGAGGAGGGCACCAAGTAA
- the JAML gene encoding junctional adhesion molecule-like, whose translation MRMVPALTLMRILMSLENGGVVAGLVITRPELKARLGDSVLLECFFQSLVPGDWNVTKVDWIHMPENSTQAEEMVFYYYSNHSVPVGRFRPRVQWLGDVARKNGSVRLQDVQADDSGTYTCEIRVFGRSSVFKNYTVLHVASAGRRGSGFAGAQYSESTGSSGWGAILGYVCATTFLALLLGLGLKKFLQKQRPTESGPLSRSRDDGSRDKAEEGIYSLIPCAEMLQAGQEAELGSRTDTTYITMRPSAAFHGAGTALLENNVYVQLQRKKIPVEWLDEGRLCNEGAQESKKTCEKSNCPEEEFPCALDGGKAPLSPAWHDSQGH comes from the exons ATGAGAATGGTACCTGCCCTGACGCTCATGCGGATACTGATGTCACTGG AGAATGGTGGGGTGGTGGCTGGCCTGGTCATCACTCGCCCCGAGCTGAAGGCTCGCTTAGGGGACTCTGTCCTGCTGGAATGTTTCTTCCAAAGCCTGGTGCCAGGGGACTGGAATGTGACCAAAGTGGACTGGATACATATGCCGGAAAACAGTACTCAGGCG GAGGAGATGGTCTTCTACTACTACAGTAACCACAGCGTTCCTGTGGGACGCTTCCGGCCCCGAGTGCAGTGGCTGGGGGATGTGGCCCGCAAGAACGGCTCTGTGAGGCTGCAGGATGTACAGGCGGACGACAGTGGGACGTACACCTGCGAGATCCGGGTGTTTGGGCGGAGCAGTGTCTTCAAAAACTACACGGTGCTGCATGTGGCCTCTGCTGGACGGAGAG GGTCCGGATTTGCAGGGGCCCAGTACTCTGAGAGCACCGGTAGCAGTGGCTGGGGGGCCATCCTGGGCTACGTCTGTGCGACCACCTTCCTGGCCCTCTTGTTGGGATTGGGGCTGAAGAAGTTTCTGCAGAAGCAGAG ACCTACGGAGAGCGGGCCCCTGTCGAGGAGTCGGGATGACGGCAGCCGGGATAAAGCAGAG GAAGGCATTTACTCCCTCATTCCCTGTGCTGAGATGCTTcaggctgggcaggaggcagagctggggagcagaacGGACACGACCTACATTACCATG CGCCCCTCTGCTGCTTTCCATGGGGCGGGCACTGCACTGCTGGAGAACAACGTGTACGTCCAGCTGCAGAGGAAGAAGATCCCAGTGGAATGGCTGGATGAGGGGAGACTGTGCAATGAAGGAGCCCAAGAAAGCAAGAAAACCTGTGAAAAGTCCAACTGCCCAGAGGAGGAATTCCCTTGTGCCCTGGATGGGGGGAAAGCAcctctgagcccagcctggcacgACAGCCAGGGACATTGA